The Pelosinus sp. IPA-1 genome contains a region encoding:
- a CDS encoding PrpF domain-containing protein, with amino-acid sequence MGEYLKIPAVLMRGGTSKGVYLMESDLPADSGLRDQVILAIYGSPDIRQINGLGGADPLTSKVAIIAPSVRENVDVDYTFGYVGIKDAVVDYEGNCGNMSSGVGPFAIQQGLVAITEPITKVRIYNTNTKKIIEAEIPVKDGEVVTEGDYAIDGVPGTGAKIVLNFLNSGGSKTGKLLPTGNVVDEIVLKDGKKVRVSLVDAANPSVFIKATDIGLTGIELPKDTETNPDILELMEDIRTTAAVMMGLATSKDAVGPAVPKVAFVSAPKDYFTINGVAVKAKDIDLVARTKALAVMHKAYAVTGGICVSTAALIEGTVVNEIVGEQAKVRGTVRLGHPSGILDFEINLEKNGEKWQLDKAGVSRTARPIMDGHVYVSRRVFG; translated from the coding sequence ATGGGGGAGTATTTAAAAATTCCTGCAGTACTTATGCGGGGTGGAACAAGTAAAGGTGTATATTTGATGGAAAGTGATCTTCCGGCAGATAGCGGGCTCCGAGATCAAGTTATCCTTGCTATTTATGGCAGTCCAGATATACGTCAAATTAATGGACTGGGTGGTGCCGATCCCCTTACCAGTAAAGTAGCTATTATAGCACCGTCGGTCAGAGAAAATGTGGATGTGGATTACACCTTTGGTTATGTGGGAATTAAAGATGCAGTTGTGGATTATGAAGGTAACTGTGGCAATATGTCCTCTGGCGTAGGTCCTTTTGCAATTCAGCAGGGACTGGTGGCGATAACAGAGCCCATTACTAAGGTACGGATTTATAATACAAACACCAAGAAGATAATTGAAGCTGAGATTCCGGTAAAAGATGGTGAAGTGGTTACTGAAGGCGATTACGCCATTGACGGTGTACCGGGCACCGGTGCGAAAATAGTTCTAAATTTTTTAAATTCCGGTGGCTCTAAGACGGGTAAGCTGTTGCCTACTGGTAATGTAGTCGATGAAATTGTCCTCAAGGACGGTAAAAAGGTGCGGGTGAGTTTGGTTGATGCAGCCAATCCATCAGTTTTTATCAAAGCAACAGATATTGGTCTTACAGGGATCGAATTACCCAAAGACACGGAAACAAATCCAGATATATTGGAACTTATGGAGGATATTCGGACAACTGCGGCTGTCATGATGGGCTTGGCAACTAGTAAAGATGCAGTAGGTCCTGCTGTTCCTAAAGTAGCTTTTGTTTCCGCACCCAAAGACTATTTCACTATCAATGGCGTCGCAGTAAAGGCCAAGGATATTGATTTGGTGGCTAGGACCAAGGCATTGGCAGTTATGCACAAGGCTTATGCTGTTACAGGTGGTATCTGTGTATCTACGGCAGCTTTGATTGAGGGGACAGTAGTCAACGAAATCGTTGGTGAACAGGCTAAAGTTAGGGGGACTGTTCGCCTAGGTCACCCTTCTGGCATCCTGGATTTTGAGATTAATCTGGAAAAAAACGGGGAAAAGTGGCAGCTTGATAAGGCAGGAGTAAGCCGTACGGCAAGACCAATTATGGATGGTCACGTATACGTTTCTCGCAGAGTTTTTGGCTAA
- a CDS encoding DASS family sodium-coupled anion symporter — MSEATNKVSYKPIHILIGLLIMTVIAVMPQIAGLSSAGQKMIGVLAFSVYIWITEAMPYPISAIAICFSMIMFLGLSPATGTTGKLLGTTQAIPLAMSGFINSGWVLVAAGMFLAEAVRFTGLDRRIALNILRIVGTEPKRIIGGIMIAAYILAFIIPSIAARAAALIPISMGLITAFGVDLRSVFSRQLMLVTGIIAPITALMVLTAGAPNPYTVGLLNSQLNHTVTWSQWLLYAGPFSIALGVIAYILVITMNKFEPLPGGPALVEKYMAEIGPMSSKEKRIGSIFIITIILWGSEHWHHIDANTITVFATLLLFLTRVATWKQMSDRVQWGTLVLFGIGISIGEVLLKTGAATWGAKATLGALGLQTMSAPMMLAVIAVPLIVIRLAFSSIVALGALVVPTILGLLVSFNDPNISVWSITLISSFLVYFSFILPVNTPATLLTYATDTYELKDMLKLGVPLTILGLLVYVLFTHTYWHWIGLL; from the coding sequence ATGTCAGAAGCTACAAATAAGGTGTCTTATAAGCCGATACACATTTTGATTGGGTTGTTGATTATGACTGTCATTGCTGTTATGCCGCAGATAGCAGGGCTTTCATCAGCTGGACAGAAGATGATTGGAGTACTAGCTTTTTCCGTATATATCTGGATTACAGAAGCTATGCCTTATCCTATAAGTGCTATTGCCATCTGTTTTTCGATGATTATGTTTCTTGGCTTATCGCCTGCAACTGGTACTACAGGTAAGCTTCTGGGTACAACGCAAGCTATTCCTTTGGCCATGTCAGGTTTTATAAATTCCGGATGGGTGCTGGTGGCTGCAGGAATGTTTCTAGCAGAAGCTGTCCGTTTTACCGGTTTAGATCGGCGTATTGCACTAAATATATTAAGAATTGTAGGAACTGAGCCTAAAAGAATCATCGGGGGAATTATGATTGCCGCATATATACTGGCTTTTATTATTCCTTCTATTGCAGCACGGGCAGCCGCTTTAATTCCTATATCCATGGGACTCATTACAGCTTTTGGTGTTGATCTGAGAAGTGTTTTTTCTAGACAGCTCATGTTGGTTACAGGAATAATAGCACCGATTACGGCACTAATGGTTCTAACCGCCGGAGCTCCCAATCCTTATACAGTTGGTCTTCTTAACAGCCAATTAAATCATACGGTTACTTGGAGCCAATGGCTACTTTATGCTGGACCTTTTTCCATTGCATTAGGGGTTATTGCGTACATTTTAGTTATTACGATGAACAAGTTTGAACCACTTCCTGGGGGGCCTGCCCTAGTAGAAAAATATATGGCAGAGATCGGACCTATGAGCTCTAAAGAAAAACGCATTGGTAGTATATTTATCATCACTATCATTCTATGGGGATCAGAGCACTGGCATCATATTGATGCTAATACGATTACTGTATTCGCAACTTTGCTTCTCTTCTTAACCCGGGTAGCTACCTGGAAACAAATGAGCGACAGAGTGCAATGGGGTACTTTGGTATTATTCGGTATTGGGATATCCATTGGTGAAGTGTTGCTAAAGACTGGTGCAGCGACCTGGGGAGCGAAAGCAACTTTGGGTGCCTTGGGGCTTCAAACCATGAGTGCTCCAATGATGTTGGCAGTGATTGCAGTGCCTCTCATTGTGATTCGTTTAGCATTTTCAAGTATCGTAGCATTAGGAGCTCTTGTAGTACCAACGATATTGGGACTGTTAGTTAGCTTTAATGATCCAAACATTTCCGTATGGAGTATTACCTTAATATCCTCATTTCTTGTATACTTTTCCTTCATTCTTCCCGTAAACACTCCTGCTACATTATTGACATATGCTACAGACACTTATGAACTAAAAGATATGCTTAAGTTAGGCGTTCCTTTAACTATTCTAGGCTTATTAGTGTACGTTTTATTTACTCACACTTATTGGCACTGGATAGGCTTGCTTTAA
- a CDS encoding carbonic anhydrase: protein MNILDQILRANQSFIEKLPNEYVDFHSCPEKGKYPNRHLAIFTCMDTRLVNFLELAMGIKRGEAKVIKNAGNSITGPFEATIRSLLVGIFELGIKEILVIGHLDCGVSKSTAQSLIQKMLARGISADAIKMIEKDLVDWIDNFHNPEQNITDTVLKISQNPLIPKDVPVHGLILDPHTGELKLLVDGYQYCDKPLSSVS, encoded by the coding sequence ATGAATATTTTAGATCAAATATTAAGGGCAAATCAGTCGTTTATTGAAAAATTACCAAATGAGTATGTGGATTTTCATAGTTGTCCGGAAAAAGGCAAATATCCAAACCGACATTTGGCGATTTTTACTTGCATGGATACTCGACTGGTGAATTTTTTGGAACTGGCGATGGGAATTAAGCGGGGGGAAGCTAAAGTAATAAAGAATGCCGGGAACTCTATTACTGGCCCCTTTGAGGCTACTATTCGAAGCTTATTAGTAGGGATTTTTGAATTAGGCATTAAAGAAATTCTTGTAATTGGCCATCTGGATTGTGGCGTCTCTAAATCGACGGCCCAAAGCCTAATTCAGAAAATGCTAGCTAGAGGAATATCGGCAGATGCTATAAAAATGATAGAAAAAGATTTAGTGGACTGGATCGACAATTTCCATAATCCAGAACAGAACATAACAGACACGGTCTTGAAAATTAGCCAAAATCCATTAATCCCTAAAGATGTGCCTGTGCATGGTTTAATCTTAGACCCTCATACTGGTGAGTTAAAATTATTGGTTGATGGGTATCAATATTGTGATAAACCACTTTCTTCCGTCAGCTAA
- a CDS encoding DASS family sodium-coupled anion symporter — protein MNGKLIKGLICLGVPGIVLLCPTPAGLKLWAWQLFAVYLGAVLGLILRPVKEPIVLITAMGVVALCFNQTKVALEAFGETTPWLVFTAFIIGQCFVETGLGSRIAYVLIDKFGKSTLRLGYIAALSDLILSPAIPSNTARSGGLVYPIFQSLAYTLNSRPDDGTERKIGSYLMVLMYQNSLITGTMFITAGAIMPLMIKLTNDIMHADISWIQWAVAMSVPGLLCLLLAPYMVYKIYPPDLKEVDNKAVAQEGYKKIGSMSRKEKTLAVLFLCAIIGWATGTITKIDSTAVALALLSLSLLTGVISWEKVLASKSAWSTFIWYGGIISLANGLNKAGFFVWLGKLFSEHLDFTGVHSVAILGGLIFITIIVRYLFASTIAFVVTFIPVIYTLGAVTHVPALPLLLMTAASAQIASLMTHYGNAVGTVLYGAGYVPQGTWWKIGHVVMAVSMTIYFIIGLSWWKFLGLW, from the coding sequence ATGAACGGAAAGCTTATAAAAGGATTGATTTGCTTAGGGGTCCCTGGGATTGTGTTACTATGTCCTACACCCGCTGGTTTAAAGCTTTGGGCTTGGCAACTTTTTGCAGTGTATCTCGGTGCAGTGCTTGGACTTATTTTAAGACCTGTAAAAGAACCCATTGTCTTGATTACAGCTATGGGTGTAGTGGCTTTATGTTTTAATCAGACAAAAGTCGCATTAGAAGCATTTGGTGAAACAACACCATGGTTAGTATTTACAGCCTTTATTATCGGTCAATGTTTTGTGGAAACAGGTCTAGGGAGTCGAATTGCTTACGTACTCATTGATAAATTTGGCAAGTCTACGTTGCGCCTAGGGTATATCGCAGCGCTTTCAGATTTGATATTATCACCAGCAATTCCTTCGAATACTGCTAGATCAGGCGGACTGGTATATCCAATTTTTCAGAGTTTAGCATATACACTCAATTCTCGTCCCGATGATGGGACAGAGAGGAAGATTGGTTCTTATCTAATGGTCTTAATGTATCAGAACAGCTTGATCACTGGAACGATGTTTATTACCGCTGGAGCTATTATGCCGCTGATGATTAAACTGACGAATGATATTATGCATGCTGATATTTCTTGGATACAATGGGCGGTGGCCATGTCCGTACCTGGGTTATTGTGTTTGCTACTAGCGCCGTATATGGTTTACAAAATTTATCCACCTGATCTAAAAGAGGTAGATAACAAAGCTGTTGCTCAAGAGGGGTATAAAAAAATAGGCTCTATGAGCCGGAAAGAAAAGACATTGGCAGTGCTTTTTTTGTGTGCTATCATTGGCTGGGCCACAGGCACTATTACCAAAATTGATTCAACAGCAGTGGCTCTAGCTTTACTGTCTTTAAGTTTACTAACGGGTGTTATTTCATGGGAAAAAGTATTAGCAAGTAAGAGCGCATGGAGTACGTTTATCTGGTATGGCGGTATCATTTCTTTGGCTAATGGTTTAAATAAAGCTGGTTTCTTTGTATGGTTGGGAAAACTATTTTCAGAGCATTTAGACTTTACTGGGGTCCATAGCGTAGCTATACTTGGCGGATTGATTTTTATAACAATTATCGTTCGTTATTTGTTTGCATCAACAATCGCTTTTGTCGTCACCTTCATTCCAGTAATCTATACTTTGGGGGCCGTTACTCATGTGCCAGCCCTTCCACTGCTATTGATGACAGCTGCTTCAGCTCAAATCGCTAGTTTAATGACTCACTATGGTAATGCAGTAGGTACAGTATTGTATGGCGCAGGATATGTCCCACAAGGGACATGGTGGAAGATTGGGCATGTTGTAATGGCTGTTTCAATGACCATTTATTTTATTATTGGTTTATCTTGGTGGAAATTTTTAGGGTTATGGTAA
- a CDS encoding AEC family transporter, protein MVFLHAIEGLISIIIMVSLGYILTGKGWFNPENSKLLPKLVTYVSLPTYMVWNLLNTFNKEHFITLFSGIIVPVLSMIISFMISFLISNLLHLPPNRKGIFRSAFFCSSSLFIGVPVNLALMGENSIPYVLVYFLANAFLFWTIGNYSISLSGKAVPSKIISIDTVKRVFSPPFIGFMLAVALILLELPLPNFIMSTCKYLGNMTTPLSMLFIGIAIFGVKLSTIQLSKDVIAVLIGRFVISPIAVLLVASVIPIPDLMKKVFVIQAALPSMTQTTILAKVYEADAEYAAVLVTITTLFAILAIPVYMAFI, encoded by the coding sequence ATGGTCTTTTTACATGCAATTGAAGGATTAATAAGTATTATTATTATGGTTTCATTAGGATACATTCTTACTGGCAAAGGGTGGTTTAACCCCGAAAACTCAAAGCTACTTCCCAAATTAGTTACCTACGTTTCCTTACCAACTTACATGGTTTGGAACTTACTCAATACATTTAACAAGGAGCATTTTATAACCCTGTTTAGTGGAATTATCGTTCCTGTTCTCTCGATGATCATTAGCTTTATGATCAGCTTTCTAATCTCTAACCTTCTTCATTTACCCCCTAATCGAAAAGGTATTTTTCGCTCAGCCTTTTTCTGCTCAAGTTCTCTTTTTATAGGAGTCCCAGTAAACCTAGCTTTAATGGGAGAAAATAGCATACCTTATGTCCTCGTATATTTTCTTGCAAATGCTTTTCTTTTTTGGACAATCGGAAACTACTCCATCAGTCTGTCCGGGAAGGCAGTCCCTTCTAAAATAATTAGTATTGATACGGTTAAAAGAGTATTTTCACCGCCATTTATAGGCTTTATGTTAGCAGTAGCACTCATCCTCCTAGAACTTCCCTTACCCAATTTTATAATGAGCACTTGCAAATATTTAGGTAATATGACAACTCCGTTATCCATGCTTTTTATTGGAATTGCAATATTTGGAGTCAAATTAAGTACAATACAACTTAGTAAAGATGTCATCGCAGTATTAATAGGAAGATTTGTTATTTCACCAATTGCAGTCTTGTTAGTTGCATCTGTTATCCCCATTCCAGACTTAATGAAAAAAGTTTTCGTTATTCAAGCAGCCTTACCGTCTATGACTCAAACTACAATCCTTGCTAAGGTTTATGAAGCAGATGCAGAATATGCAGCGGTTCTAGTGACTATTACAACACTCTTTGCCATACTCGCTATCCCTGTTTATATGGCATTTATATGA
- a CDS encoding response regulator, with product MTDIKILIVDPEAVITNIHRSYIQEVGGFTLIGIGKNQSEVFELLARKKPDLVIINDCVSDSNTIEVISFARTEELPIDFIIITEITDGIAIHWALRHGIFDYILKPFKFDRLQSSLLSYREFWQQLTCKSALSQRDLDGYKLKKSSLQV from the coding sequence ATGACCGATATTAAAATATTGATTGTAGATCCTGAAGCTGTTATTACTAACATTCATAGATCCTATATTCAAGAGGTAGGTGGCTTTACACTAATAGGGATTGGCAAAAATCAAAGTGAGGTTTTCGAACTATTAGCTAGGAAGAAACCTGATTTAGTAATTATTAATGATTGTGTCTCAGATAGTAACACAATAGAAGTGATCTCTTTTGCTCGAACAGAAGAGCTGCCAATTGATTTTATTATAATTACTGAAATAACTGATGGTATCGCAATCCATTGGGCTTTACGTCACGGGATATTTGATTATATACTTAAACCCTTTAAATTTGATCGACTTCAATCTTCTTTACTTTCTTACCGTGAATTTTGGCAGCAACTTACCTGCAAGAGCGCTTTAAGTCAAAGGGACCTTGATGGATATAAATTAAAAAAATCTTCCCTTCAAGTCTAA
- a CDS encoding LysR family transcriptional regulator: MNSKQLTYFLAIAEEGQISKAAKRLHMAQPPLSQQLKLLEEELNVKLVERERRGIILTDAGHLLYKRAAHILEFMNMTTKELKELDEGYTGTLSIGAVASSGTTFLPFKVVNFHKRYPHISFQLWEGDTNKILDLLNTGIIEIGIVRAVFDSRMYHSVNLPNEPMVVAMCKYWEDKEQATQHIKLEELVDKPLLLHRSNESMIVECCQKNGFEPQILCRGDDVRSLLVWADAGLGMAIVPKSAVGLVPSNTLIYKEIIESSLEIKKAIIWLRNRYLSASTRNFIDMILSDLS; this comes from the coding sequence GTGAATAGTAAGCAGCTTACCTATTTTTTGGCCATTGCTGAGGAGGGGCAAATTTCAAAGGCTGCCAAGCGGTTACATATGGCCCAACCTCCATTGAGTCAACAACTTAAATTATTAGAAGAAGAATTAAATGTAAAATTAGTAGAACGCGAACGTCGAGGAATCATATTAACCGACGCGGGCCATTTGCTCTATAAAAGGGCGGCCCACATATTAGAATTCATGAATATGACTACGAAAGAATTAAAAGAATTAGATGAAGGATATACAGGAACCTTATCGATTGGAGCTGTTGCATCCTCAGGAACGACCTTCTTACCCTTCAAAGTTGTCAACTTCCATAAACGCTATCCCCATATAAGTTTTCAGCTATGGGAAGGTGACACAAACAAAATTTTAGATTTACTGAATACTGGAATCATTGAAATAGGTATTGTAAGAGCAGTTTTTGATTCAAGAATGTATCATTCCGTGAATTTACCGAATGAACCCATGGTAGTTGCCATGTGCAAATATTGGGAAGATAAAGAACAGGCGACTCAACATATAAAGTTAGAAGAACTTGTCGATAAGCCCTTATTACTTCATCGGAGTAATGAAAGTATGATTGTGGAGTGTTGTCAGAAAAATGGTTTTGAGCCTCAAATTTTGTGTCGAGGGGACGATGTTAGATCCTTACTCGTATGGGCTGACGCAGGATTAGGCATGGCTATAGTACCTAAATCGGCAGTAGGTCTTGTGCCGAGCAACACATTAATATACAAAGAAATCATTGAATCTTCCTTAGAAATAAAAAAAGCAATTATTTGGCTGCGAAATCGCTACCTCTCAGCGAGTACTAGGAATTTTATAGATATGATACTGTCAGACTTATCGTAA
- the gabT gene encoding 4-aminobutyrate--2-oxoglutarate transaminase, giving the protein MDNGKSKTETLIQRKNNAVARGIANSTGVFVEKASGAVITDVEGREFLDFYAGVGVLNVGHCPEPVVKAIQKQAEQLLHSFFAIAMYEPYVQLAEKMNSLMPGLSPKKTMFANSGAEAVENAVKIARHATKRTGIISFECAFHGRTFMTMGLTSKVKPYKYGFGPFAPEVYKVPSAYCYRCHYRSTYPGCGMHCLENFERFFTAEIDAEHIAAMIIEPVQGEGGFLVPPPEFLPGLKAICESKGILLIADEVQSGFGRTGKMFAIENWGVEPDLMTTAKSIAAGVPLSAVTGKAQYMDAPDAGNIGGTYGGNPLACVAGLETIKLIEENNLCSRASEIGHKTMKRLEALQERCCAIGDVRGIGAMIGIELVKDRKTKEPAKELTGKVVKYCLEQGVMLISAGIFSNVIRLLIPLVVTDEQLDRGLTVLEQSILKAAAEE; this is encoded by the coding sequence ATGGATAATGGAAAAAGTAAGACTGAAACACTGATACAAAGAAAAAACAATGCAGTTGCTAGGGGGATCGCTAACTCGACAGGGGTTTTTGTAGAAAAGGCCAGTGGAGCGGTCATTACAGATGTAGAGGGTAGGGAGTTTCTTGATTTTTATGCGGGTGTAGGGGTTTTAAATGTTGGTCATTGTCCAGAACCAGTGGTTAAAGCCATACAAAAACAAGCGGAACAATTACTTCATTCATTTTTTGCCATTGCCATGTATGAACCCTATGTCCAGCTGGCAGAAAAAATGAACTCTCTAATGCCTGGCTTGTCTCCGAAAAAGACGATGTTTGCTAATAGTGGTGCAGAAGCCGTTGAGAATGCGGTGAAAATTGCCCGCCATGCAACGAAAAGAACCGGAATCATATCTTTTGAATGTGCATTCCATGGACGTACTTTTATGACCATGGGTCTTACCAGTAAAGTAAAACCTTATAAATATGGTTTTGGACCTTTTGCTCCGGAGGTTTACAAGGTTCCTTCTGCATATTGCTACCGCTGCCATTATCGTTCTACCTATCCAGGTTGTGGAATGCATTGTCTAGAAAATTTTGAACGGTTTTTTACAGCAGAAATTGATGCTGAGCATATTGCAGCTATGATTATTGAACCAGTGCAGGGAGAAGGTGGTTTTCTCGTACCGCCACCAGAATTTTTGCCAGGTCTTAAGGCTATCTGTGAGAGTAAGGGAATCTTATTAATTGCTGATGAGGTACAAAGTGGTTTTGGTCGTACAGGGAAAATGTTCGCCATTGAAAATTGGGGTGTGGAACCGGACTTAATGACTACGGCGAAGTCAATCGCTGCTGGTGTTCCTCTCAGTGCTGTAACAGGCAAGGCTCAGTATATGGATGCACCTGACGCTGGTAATATTGGCGGGACCTATGGTGGCAATCCTTTAGCCTGTGTGGCGGGTTTAGAGACGATAAAATTAATTGAGGAAAACAATCTCTGTAGCCGGGCATCAGAAATTGGCCACAAAACCATGAAGAGACTGGAAGCCTTACAGGAGCGATGTTGTGCTATCGGTGATGTGAGGGGGATTGGTGCGATGATTGGTATTGAACTAGTCAAAGACCGAAAAACGAAAGAACCAGCGAAAGAATTGACTGGCAAGGTAGTGAAATATTGTCTGGAACAAGGTGTAATGCTAATTAGTGCTGGTATTTTTAGTAATGTAATTCGGTTATTGATTCCTTTGGTGGTTACTGATGAACAATTAGATCGTGGACTTACGGTTTTAGAACAAAGTATCCTAAAAGCTGCTGCCGAAGAGTAA
- a CDS encoding amino acid permease: MKEQSLYLEKENLKKDLKDRHIQLIAIGGVIGVALFMGSAQASKMAGPALTLAYALGGIVMYFVLRALGEVAVEHPVASSFAGYARAFCGPLVSFVTGWTYWYQWVVLAMCEISAVGMYMKYWSPDIEQWIPALICLGVILAINLVAVKYYGEFEFWFALIKVVTIIAMLLVGFAMILFGLGNDGVAIGFSNLWTHGGFMPFGWSGVAMALVMVVFAYSGVELIGITAGEAINPESSLKSAIDKVFWRVLVFYVGSMVAILSIFPYDTLPKGISPFVMIFEKAGIPYAASIINVVILSSAASCLNSGMYVCGRMLYGLALRNEAPAFLGKLSGSQVPANGILFSSAVCLIGVYLNYASPDSVFYYMSAITTTGCMWTWSLIMYIQFKWRKSLSSEQITQLKYPMPCYPYANYAVGIFMLAVTLGMGYDHDNLVGLYVAPVWYGGLYIVYKLLKIGEAQQKADLSIRTEW; this comes from the coding sequence ATGAAAGAACAATCCTTATATTTAGAAAAAGAGAACTTGAAGAAAGATCTAAAAGACAGACATATCCAGTTGATTGCTATTGGTGGTGTTATTGGCGTTGCTCTATTTATGGGGTCTGCTCAGGCTAGTAAGATGGCAGGACCAGCTCTCACGTTAGCCTATGCCCTCGGCGGTATCGTTATGTATTTTGTACTGCGTGCATTAGGTGAAGTCGCTGTAGAACATCCTGTTGCTTCATCCTTTGCTGGCTATGCCAGAGCCTTTTGCGGGCCGCTAGTTTCCTTTGTTACTGGATGGACTTATTGGTACCAATGGGTTGTCTTGGCTATGTGTGAGATTTCAGCAGTCGGCATGTATATGAAATACTGGTCACCAGATATAGAACAGTGGATTCCTGCGCTGATTTGCCTTGGTGTAATTCTCGCCATTAATTTAGTTGCAGTGAAATATTACGGCGAGTTTGAATTTTGGTTTGCGCTAATTAAAGTTGTGACTATCATAGCCATGCTGCTAGTTGGCTTTGCAATGATTCTCTTTGGTCTTGGTAACGACGGGGTGGCAATTGGTTTTTCTAATCTATGGACTCACGGAGGTTTTATGCCTTTTGGTTGGAGTGGTGTAGCCATGGCGTTGGTTATGGTAGTGTTTGCGTATTCAGGAGTTGAACTAATCGGAATTACCGCTGGTGAAGCCATTAATCCTGAGTCCTCTCTTAAATCAGCGATTGATAAGGTGTTTTGGCGAGTATTGGTTTTCTATGTTGGCTCTATGGTAGCCATTCTGTCTATTTTTCCTTATGATACGTTGCCGAAAGGCATTAGTCCCTTTGTGATGATCTTTGAAAAAGCGGGCATTCCTTATGCAGCTTCCATTATAAATGTTGTAATTTTGTCCTCGGCAGCTTCTTGCTTAAATAGTGGTATGTATGTTTGTGGACGAATGCTTTATGGATTAGCACTTAGAAATGAGGCTCCCGCATTTTTAGGGAAATTATCAGGCAGTCAAGTTCCCGCTAATGGCATTCTATTTTCTAGTGCTGTTTGCTTGATAGGTGTTTATCTAAATTATGCATCTCCAGATAGCGTATTTTATTATATGTCGGCGATCACAACAACGGGTTGTATGTGGACTTGGTCATTGATCATGTATATTCAGTTTAAATGGCGAAAAAGCCTTAGTAGTGAGCAAATTACTCAGTTAAAATATCCTATGCCTTGTTATCCATATGCTAATTATGCAGTAGGGATATTTATGCTGGCTGTAACCTTAGGTATGGGATATGACCATGATAATCTGGTAGGATTATATGTTGCACCTGTTTGGTATGGTGGTCTTTATATTGTATATAAACTATTAAAAATTGGTGAAGCCCAACAGAAAGCTGATTTGAGCATTCGTACAGAATGGTAA
- a CDS encoding N-acetylmuramoyl-L-alanine amidase, with translation MKKQTPLLLILLMLLTSLPAATASAASFDTLSQNIINFIGLQSNQTKNSTLKGKVIVVDPGHGGSDTGAIGPNHVAEKNVTLAIARDLGKLLSDGGAKVILTRTSDKDVANEGTSDIDELQARVAIANQASADLFVSIHADASDEPVSGTATYFYGNSDTFASLVQDSMVSQLKLSDRGYQPNDFYVLKNTTMPAILTEVAFISNPQEEKLLSNPTFDKKAALGIYNGIKKYFAQ, from the coding sequence ATGAAAAAACAAACGCCTCTTTTACTAATCTTATTAATGTTACTAACTAGCTTACCGGCAGCTACGGCGAGTGCCGCTTCCTTTGATACACTGAGTCAAAATATCATCAACTTTATAGGTCTTCAAAGTAACCAAACGAAAAATTCTACACTGAAAGGCAAAGTAATCGTTGTTGATCCTGGTCATGGTGGCAGTGATACTGGCGCTATAGGCCCTAATCATGTTGCCGAAAAAAATGTTACATTGGCCATTGCTCGTGATCTAGGTAAGTTACTATCGGATGGAGGAGCGAAGGTCATCTTGACCCGTACCTCTGACAAGGATGTTGCCAATGAAGGAACATCAGATATTGACGAACTACAGGCTCGCGTTGCAATTGCAAACCAGGCTAGTGCAGACTTGTTTGTTAGCATTCATGCTGACGCTTCTGACGAACCTGTCAGTGGTACAGCAACTTATTTTTACGGCAATAGCGATACTTTTGCCAGTTTAGTACAAGATAGTATGGTTAGCCAACTAAAATTATCTGATAGAGGCTATCAACCTAATGATTTTTATGTTCTCAAAAACACAACGATGCCAGCCATATTAACAGAAGTCGCTTTTATCTCCAATCCGCAAGAAGAAAAACTACTCTCTAATCCTACTTTTGACAAAAAAGCAGCACTTGGAATTTATAATGGAATTAAAAAATATTTCGCGCAATAA
- a CDS encoding response regulator: protein MKVLIVDDAVFIRLTLKMMLEKNGYQVVGEAANGAEAILKYNELKPDLVTMDITMPQMDGITALKAIKKMDSSAKVVMISAMGQEATVKDAIVSGANGFIVKPFVEEQVIRGLSKFK from the coding sequence ATGAAAGTACTTATTGTCGATGATGCCGTCTTTATTAGGTTAACACTAAAAATGATGTTGGAAAAAAACGGTTACCAAGTTGTGGGCGAAGCTGCAAATGGTGCAGAAGCAATCCTAAAATACAATGAACTTAAACCTGATCTGGTTACAATGGATATAACAATGCCCCAAATGGATGGTATAACGGCTTTGAAGGCGATAAAAAAGATGGATTCTAGTGCGAAAGTCGTTATGATATCGGCTATGGGGCAAGAAGCGACTGTAAAAGATGCCATCGTGTCTGGTGCTAATGGATTTATCGTAAAACCGTTTGTTGAAGAACAGGTCATTCGAGGGCTAAGCAAGTTTAAATAA